Proteins found in one Fibrobacter sp. genomic segment:
- a CDS encoding prephenate dehydratase, giving the protein MKKIAFQGRKGAYSDCAAHYLFGDDIETLPKDTFEEIYQAIETGEADGGAIPIENSTAGSIEANYDLLYKWRHRIVGEVMLRIEHTLCVMPGVKQEDLKRVYSHPQALAQCSKFFAENPQIQAVPAFDTAGSAEELAARGARDEGAIASAYAAKIYNLDILKAGLENLKGTNFTRFYGIQKTPSDFAESENAKTTILFELAASKEVGALYNALGCFAKRGLNLTRCESRPHPDKPWEYIFHVSFEANAKDANAKEALAELQNYTSFIYILGTFKKGVVETLKY; this is encoded by the coding sequence ATGAAGAAAATTGCATTCCAAGGTCGTAAGGGCGCTTACAGTGACTGCGCCGCCCATTATCTTTTCGGTGACGATATTGAAACTTTACCGAAAGATACTTTTGAAGAAATCTACCAGGCTATTGAAACTGGTGAAGCCGACGGCGGAGCAATTCCTATCGAAAACTCTACTGCAGGTTCCATCGAAGCCAACTACGATTTGCTCTACAAATGGCGTCACCGTATTGTTGGCGAAGTCATGCTTCGCATTGAACACACCCTCTGCGTCATGCCGGGTGTGAAGCAGGAAGACCTGAAACGCGTTTATAGCCACCCGCAGGCTCTTGCACAGTGTTCCAAGTTCTTTGCAGAAAATCCGCAGATTCAGGCAGTGCCCGCATTTGATACCGCAGGCTCCGCCGAAGAACTTGCTGCCCGCGGCGCCCGCGACGAAGGCGCCATCGCCAGTGCCTACGCTGCAAAGATTTACAACTTGGACATTCTGAAAGCTGGTCTTGAAAACCTGAAGGGAACAAATTTCACCCGTTTCTACGGCATCCAGAAAACACCTTCCGACTTTGCTGAAAGTGAAAACGCAAAGACAACCATCCTGTTTGAACTTGCCGCTTCCAAGGAAGTGGGCGCACTTTACAATGCTTTGGGATGTTTTGCAAAACGTGGCCTGAACCTCACCCGCTGCGAAAGCCGTCCCCATCCGGACAAGCCCTGGGAATACATTTTCCACGTATCCTTCGAAGCCAACGCTAAGGACGCAAACGCTAAGGAAGCTCTGGCAGAGTTGCAGAACTACACCAGTTTCATCTATATTCTTGGAACATTCAAGAAAGGCGTTGTAGAAACTTTAAAATATTAA
- a CDS encoding NlpC/P60 family protein, which produces MRTGYDRKRGDYKPIPKGAPISNDPYEIAAKQAAKTPVINSLVVALQEEQKAAKKSASTSVGKNATQAASKSKQNSAEKVRAASAKKAAKRATPKAAPSPKTLEGLANTWLGTRYKMGGTTKKGIDCSGYVMVIYKELYNINVPHNAAAIYKDSRGKSVSRGDLREGDLVFFGDFWGISHIGIYLNGDRFTHASTSRGVMISPMNDKYWSPKYKGARRFF; this is translated from the coding sequence GTGCGTACAGGTTATGACCGCAAACGTGGCGACTATAAACCCATCCCCAAGGGTGCGCCCATAAGCAACGACCCTTATGAAATAGCAGCAAAGCAGGCCGCCAAAACCCCCGTCATTAACAGTCTCGTTGTAGCACTCCAAGAAGAACAGAAGGCGGCAAAAAAATCCGCAAGTACGAGCGTAGGCAAGAACGCCACCCAGGCCGCAAGCAAGTCCAAGCAAAACTCCGCAGAAAAAGTCCGTGCAGCCTCAGCAAAAAAAGCGGCCAAACGCGCAACACCCAAGGCAGCCCCAAGCCCCAAGACTTTGGAAGGCTTAGCCAACACCTGGCTTGGGACCCGATATAAAATGGGCGGTACCACCAAAAAAGGCATTGACTGTTCCGGCTACGTCATGGTCATCTACAAGGAACTCTACAACATTAACGTTCCCCACAACGCAGCTGCCATCTATAAGGATTCCCGTGGCAAAAGCGTCAGCCGGGGGGACCTTCGTGAAGGTGACCTGGTGTTCTTTGGAGACTTCTGGGGCATCAGCCACATCGGCATTTACTTGAACGGAGATCGATTCACCCACGCCAGCACCAGCCGAGGCGTAATGATTTCCCCCATGAACGACAAATATTGGAGCCCCAAGTACAAGGGCGCCAGACGTTTTTTCTAA
- the bioD gene encoding dethiobiotin synthase — protein MSNKGYFVTATGTDVGKTFVTALLVKKWRDSGIDAGYYKAALSGAELRDGKWVAGDADYVKTVAGLPDTQEELVSYVYKEAVSPHLAARKEGKPVDLAQVKKDFEAATKRHEFVFVEGSGGIICPIRYDEPSAVSANGNPQKIFLTDIMKTVDVPLLIVTTAALGSINACVLTVEYAHAQGLNIRGIIVNRYGISGNLQMEDDNIKMMGDMTGLPILTKIPENSSDLGVGPF, from the coding sequence ATGAGTAATAAAGGTTATTTCGTAACAGCAACTGGTACTGACGTTGGCAAGACTTTTGTGACCGCCCTTCTGGTAAAGAAGTGGCGCGACTCCGGCATTGACGCCGGCTACTACAAGGCAGCCCTCAGCGGTGCAGAACTTCGCGACGGCAAGTGGGTCGCCGGCGACGCCGACTACGTAAAAACGGTAGCAGGCCTCCCCGACACTCAAGAAGAACTTGTCAGCTACGTCTACAAGGAAGCTGTTTCCCCTCATTTGGCTGCCCGCAAGGAAGGCAAGCCGGTGGATCTCGCGCAGGTCAAAAAAGACTTTGAAGCGGCAACCAAGCGTCACGAATTCGTATTCGTTGAAGGAAGCGGCGGCATCATCTGCCCCATTCGTTACGACGAACCCAGCGCAGTCTCAGCAAACGGAAACCCGCAAAAGATTTTCCTTACCGACATCATGAAGACGGTAGATGTTCCGCTCCTCATTGTCACCACGGCAGCTCTAGGTTCCATTAACGCCTGCGTTCTCACCGTTGAATACGCCCATGCACAAGGTCTCAATATCCGAGGCATCATCGTGAATCGCTACGGCATCAGCGGAAACTTGCAAATGGAAGATGACAACATCAAGATGATGGGTGACATGACCGGCCTACCCATCCTCACAAAAATTCCAGAAAACTCATCGGATCTTGGCGTAGGCCCATTCTGA
- a CDS encoding 8-amino-7-oxononanoate synthase — MRLLDTPEANHVEITGSAQTRDVLLLASNSYLDLCNEPELKQAAAEAVLKWGTGSGGARLTTGNKTPHEELEKTLANFKGEEAAITFGTGYMANVGTVSALCSKQVRRGKDPATAIVSECIVFSDELNHASIIDGIRLSKAKCYVYKHNDMADLQRVIDEVRTEHSTKNSSSEQPAATRYLIVTDAVFSMDGDLANLPELQKIAKANNCLLMIDEAHSTGVLGKTGRGLAEHFNDKGIPCDHADVTLGTLSKSIGCEGGFVVGKQNLIDFLRNKARSFIFSTAMSPAMAQAAANNLKFIEQHPERVQQLQENVKFFCDALVKAGAVPTSSRLAENQESAIVPIVIGDEAAALRASAALQEKGILIPAIRYPTVAKGRARLRASLMATHSKKDLQYAANCIAEILKS, encoded by the coding sequence ATGCGTTTATTGGACACCCCTGAAGCAAACCATGTTGAAATTACTGGATCTGCGCAAACTCGCGACGTTCTTCTTCTCGCATCCAATTCCTATTTGGATCTGTGCAACGAACCCGAATTGAAGCAAGCCGCAGCCGAAGCCGTTTTGAAATGGGGCACAGGTAGCGGAGGCGCACGCCTTACTACAGGAAACAAGACTCCCCACGAAGAATTGGAAAAGACTTTGGCCAACTTCAAGGGCGAAGAAGCCGCCATTACTTTTGGCACCGGCTACATGGCAAACGTGGGTACCGTTTCAGCACTTTGCAGCAAGCAGGTTCGCAGAGGCAAAGATCCCGCCACAGCTATCGTTAGCGAATGCATCGTTTTTAGCGACGAACTGAATCACGCCAGCATCATCGACGGCATCCGACTTTCCAAAGCCAAGTGCTACGTTTACAAACACAACGACATGGCTGATTTGCAGCGAGTGATTGATGAAGTCCGCACAGAACATTCCACAAAAAACAGTTCCAGCGAACAACCTGCAGCTACCCGTTACTTGATTGTCACCGACGCCGTTTTCAGCATGGACGGTGACCTGGCAAATCTCCCTGAACTTCAAAAAATCGCCAAGGCCAACAACTGCCTTTTGATGATTGACGAAGCCCACTCCACTGGAGTGTTGGGAAAAACAGGTCGTGGTCTTGCAGAACATTTTAACGACAAGGGAATCCCCTGCGATCATGCCGACGTCACCCTAGGAACGTTAAGCAAGTCCATCGGATGCGAAGGCGGTTTTGTGGTAGGCAAGCAAAACCTTATTGACTTTTTGCGAAACAAGGCCCGCAGTTTCATATTCTCTACAGCAATGTCTCCTGCCATGGCACAAGCTGCAGCCAACAATTTGAAGTTCATCGAGCAGCATCCTGAACGAGTTCAACAACTCCAGGAAAACGTAAAGTTTTTCTGCGATGCTCTTGTGAAAGCAGGAGCCGTTCCAACAAGCAGCCGACTTGCTGAAAATCAAGAATCCGCCATCGTTCCCATAGTCATTGGCGATGAAGCCGCTGCTCTTCGAGCTTCCGCAGCATTGCAGGAAAAGGGAATCCTGATTCCCGCCATCCGCTATCCCACCGTAGCAAAGGGCCGGGCAAGACTCCGCGCCAGTTTGATGGCCACCCACTCAAAAAAAGATTTGCAATACGCAGCAAATTGCATCGCTGAAATTTTGAAAAGTTAA
- a CDS encoding DUF1848 domain-containing protein, whose amino-acid sequence MIISASIRTDLPAFYSKWFLNRIREGYVLVRNPYNKDFVTRYDLNSNVVDGLFFCTKNPAPLIPHLNELADYRWLWHVTLTPYGKDIEPNVPDKHFVVEKFKELSVATNRHNANFGKSSSILEDVFTLVKNLDAVQWRYDPIFITDKYSVEQHVKSFSVMAELLAGYTHTCIISFVDIYNKVAQNFPELKPVSNEEQIAITKAFVEIGNRYDISIKTCVENSMLSKFGADCSGCSTAQVFEKAFGIENSALTFAPPKKKFARSECEVCVVSGDIGAYSNCLHLCKYCYANYGKDVVLSNHKMHDSESPLIIGNLKTNDVIHQAKQISWIVPRNDKQINLFEK is encoded by the coding sequence ATGATTATTTCTGCAAGCATTCGTACCGATTTACCGGCGTTCTATTCAAAGTGGTTTTTGAATCGTATCCGCGAAGGATACGTGCTTGTTCGCAATCCGTACAACAAGGATTTTGTAACTCGCTACGATTTAAATTCAAATGTTGTAGATGGACTTTTTTTCTGTACAAAAAATCCTGCACCGCTTATACCGCATTTGAATGAACTTGCGGATTACCGTTGGCTGTGGCATGTGACCCTGACGCCTTATGGGAAGGATATAGAGCCTAATGTCCCTGATAAGCATTTTGTTGTGGAAAAGTTCAAGGAACTTTCTGTTGCAACGAATCGTCACAATGCAAATTTTGGGAAGTCAAGTTCTATACTTGAAGATGTTTTTACTCTTGTAAAAAATCTGGATGCAGTGCAGTGGCGCTATGATCCGATTTTTATTACAGACAAATATTCCGTAGAGCAACACGTAAAATCTTTTTCTGTAATGGCGGAACTCTTGGCTGGCTACACTCACACTTGCATCATAAGTTTTGTAGATATCTATAATAAGGTGGCTCAAAATTTCCCGGAGCTAAAACCTGTTTCGAACGAAGAGCAAATTGCGATAACCAAGGCCTTTGTTGAAATTGGTAACCGTTACGACATTTCAATAAAAACCTGTGTGGAAAACTCTATGTTGTCAAAGTTCGGTGCTGATTGCAGCGGCTGCAGTACGGCTCAGGTTTTTGAAAAGGCTTTTGGTATTGAAAATAGTGCGTTGACTTTTGCTCCTCCAAAGAAAAAATTCGCCCGCTCCGAATGCGAAGTTTGTGTTGTCAGTGGCGATATTGGTGCCTATAGCAATTGCTTGCATCTCTGCAAATACTGTTATGCAAATTATGGTAAAGACGTGGTACTTTCAAATCACAAAATGCATGATTCGGAATCGCCATTGATTATAGGCAATTTAAAAACAAATGATGTGATTCACCAGGCTAAGCAAATCAGCTGGATTGTTCCCAGAAACGATAAGCAGATAAACCTGTTTGAGAAATAG
- a CDS encoding class I SAM-dependent methyltransferase gives MVCCVIMNVINRAMYKNTIALVDVSPDDKVLDIGFGNGYLLQLLYNKSKCDMFGIDISEDMVAAATSRNAHANRDGKLHLQCGLHQGLAG, from the coding sequence ATGGTTTGTTGCGTGATTATGAATGTCATCAACAGGGCAATGTACAAGAATACAATTGCCTTGGTGGATGTTTCGCCTGATGACAAGGTGCTGGACATTGGCTTTGGAAACGGTTACTTGTTGCAACTTCTTTATAACAAGAGCAAGTGTGATATGTTCGGTATTGATATTTCTGAAGATATGGTGGCTGCGGCGACTTCTCGAAATGCGCACGCCAACCGCGATGGAAAACTTCATTTACAATGTGGTCTACACCAAGGATTGGCTGGATAA